A stretch of Lactuca sativa cultivar Salinas chromosome 6, Lsat_Salinas_v11, whole genome shotgun sequence DNA encodes these proteins:
- the LOC111894128 gene encoding exosome complex component RRP45A isoform X3: MEQRVATSLIMTLNEKKFIESALLSEIRVDGRRPFDYRTLTITFGSEDGSSEVQLGQTQVIGFVTAQLVQPYRDRPNEGSFSIYTEFSPMADPSFETGRPTDIAIELGRIIDRGLRESRAVDTESLCVISGKLVWSIRIDLHIIDNGGNLVDAANIAALAALSTFRRPECTFGGEDGQQLIIHPPDVREPLPLIIHHLPIAVTFGFIGKENTMVIDPTHYEEAVMGGSMTATLNTNGDVCAIQKAGGEGVPHSVIMQCLRIASVKAADITNKIKNSVESYNTERSLRKVKRHNPSTVVVEFGQQGCGDVAKHHMERLNLGSDESSVISHSDDVELGRKLIENDKMEKRNITAKRFGGGTATWDPYSRGVDGNALRASLASRVATPPEIHKEEPKQEKQNETLSYQQSLVHEVTKIELQTKQPKTLKDAVKPRHKRRNKLMANSSPS; the protein is encoded by the exons ATGGAGCAAAGGGTAGCTACTTCCTTGATAATGACACTAAACGAAAAGAAATTCATCGAGAGTGCGTTACTTTCTGAAATTAGGGTTGATGGTCGACGTCCTTTTGACTATAGAACCCTAACTATCACATTTGGCAG TGAAGATGGTTCATCAGAGGTGCAACTTGGACAAACTCAAGTTATTGGTTTTGTCACAGCTCAACTAGTTCAACCTTACAGAGACAGACCAAATGAAGGATCATTTTCAATTTACACCGAGTTTTCACCAATGGCAGATCCTTCATTTGAGACAGGTCGCCCCACTGACATTGCTATTGAGCTTGGAAGAATCATAGATCGTGGTTTAAG AGAAAGCAGAGCTGTAGATACAGAATCACTGTGTGTTATTTCAGGGAAGCTGGTTTGGTCAATCCGGATTGACCTTCACATTATAGACAATGGAGG AAATCTTGTTGATGCTGCAAATATTGCTGCTTTAGCTGCATTGTCAACTTTCAGAAGGCCTGAATGTACTTTTGGAGGAGAAGATGGTCAACAACTTATAATACATCCACCTGAT GTGAGGGAGCCACTTCCATTGATAATCCACCATCTTCCAATTGCAGTAACATTTGGATTCATTGGTAAAGAAAACACTATG GTGATTGACCCAACACACTATGAAGAGGCTGTGATGGGTGGATCAATGACAGCTACACTTAACACAAATGGTGATGTTTGTGCTATTCAGAAAGCTGGAGGTGAGGGGGTCCCACACAGTGTTATCATGCAGTGTTTGCGTATTGCTTCTGTTAAAGCTGCTGATATAACAAACAAGATCAAGAATTCT GTGGAATCATATAATACAGAAAGGTCGTTACGAAAAGTCAAACGTCACAATCCTTCAACAGTTGTGGTTGAATTTGGTCAACAGGGTTGTGGTGACGTGGCGAAACATCATATGGAAAGATTAAATTTGGGTTCGGATGAATCTAGTGTAATTAGTCATAGTGATGATGTGGAACTTGGAAGAAAATTAATCGAAAATGATAAAATGGAAAAGAGAAACATCACTGCGAAACGCTTTGGTGGTGGGACCGCAACTTG gGATCCATATTCAAGAGGTGTTGATGGCAATGCATTGAGAGCTTCTTTAGCTTCTCGTG TAGCTACACCTCCCGAAATACACAAAGAAGAACCAAAACAAGAAAAGCAAAATGAGACCCTATCTTATCAACAATCTTTAGTGCATGAAGTGACAAAAATTGAATTACAAACAAAGCAACCAAAGACATTGAAAGATGCAGTGAAACCGAGGCACAAGAGGAGAAACAAGTTGATGGCCAATTCCTCCCCGAGTTAA
- the LOC111894128 gene encoding exosome complex component RRP45A isoform X2, translating into MEQRVATSLIMTLNEKKFIESALLSEIRVDGRRPFDYRTLTITFGSEDGSSEVQLGQTQVIGFVTAQLVQPYRDRPNEGSFSIYTEFSPMADPSFETGRPTDIAIELGRIIDRGLRSFPFIKTCRESRAVDTESLCVISGKLVWSIRIDLHIIDNGGNLVDAANIAALAALSTFRRPECTFGGEDGQQLIIHPPDVREPLPLIIHHLPIAVTFGFIGKENTMVIDPTHYEEAVMGGSMTATLNTNGDVCAIQKAGGEGVPHSVIMQCLRIASVKAADITNKIKNSVESYNTERSLRKVKRHNPSTVVVEFGQQGCGDVAKHHMERLNLGSDESSVISHSDDVELGRKLIENDKMEKRNITAKRFGGGTATWDPYSRGVDGNALRASLASRATPPEIHKEEPKQEKQNETLSYQQSLVHEVTKIELQTKQPKTLKDAVKPRHKRRNKLMANSSPS; encoded by the exons ATGGAGCAAAGGGTAGCTACTTCCTTGATAATGACACTAAACGAAAAGAAATTCATCGAGAGTGCGTTACTTTCTGAAATTAGGGTTGATGGTCGACGTCCTTTTGACTATAGAACCCTAACTATCACATTTGGCAG TGAAGATGGTTCATCAGAGGTGCAACTTGGACAAACTCAAGTTATTGGTTTTGTCACAGCTCAACTAGTTCAACCTTACAGAGACAGACCAAATGAAGGATCATTTTCAATTTACACCGAGTTTTCACCAATGGCAGATCCTTCATTTGAGACAGGTCGCCCCACTGACATTGCTATTGAGCTTGGAAGAATCATAGATCGTGGTTTAAG AAGTTTTCCATTCATAAAAACATGCAGAGAAAGCAGAGCTGTAGATACAGAATCACTGTGTGTTATTTCAGGGAAGCTGGTTTGGTCAATCCGGATTGACCTTCACATTATAGACAATGGAGG AAATCTTGTTGATGCTGCAAATATTGCTGCTTTAGCTGCATTGTCAACTTTCAGAAGGCCTGAATGTACTTTTGGAGGAGAAGATGGTCAACAACTTATAATACATCCACCTGAT GTGAGGGAGCCACTTCCATTGATAATCCACCATCTTCCAATTGCAGTAACATTTGGATTCATTGGTAAAGAAAACACTATG GTGATTGACCCAACACACTATGAAGAGGCTGTGATGGGTGGATCAATGACAGCTACACTTAACACAAATGGTGATGTTTGTGCTATTCAGAAAGCTGGAGGTGAGGGGGTCCCACACAGTGTTATCATGCAGTGTTTGCGTATTGCTTCTGTTAAAGCTGCTGATATAACAAACAAGATCAAGAATTCT GTGGAATCATATAATACAGAAAGGTCGTTACGAAAAGTCAAACGTCACAATCCTTCAACAGTTGTGGTTGAATTTGGTCAACAGGGTTGTGGTGACGTGGCGAAACATCATATGGAAAGATTAAATTTGGGTTCGGATGAATCTAGTGTAATTAGTCATAGTGATGATGTGGAACTTGGAAGAAAATTAATCGAAAATGATAAAATGGAAAAGAGAAACATCACTGCGAAACGCTTTGGTGGTGGGACCGCAACTTG gGATCCATATTCAAGAGGTGTTGATGGCAATGCATTGAGAGCTTCTTTAGCTTCTCGTG CTACACCTCCCGAAATACACAAAGAAGAACCAAAACAAGAAAAGCAAAATGAGACCCTATCTTATCAACAATCTTTAGTGCATGAAGTGACAAAAATTGAATTACAAACAAAGCAACCAAAGACATTGAAAGATGCAGTGAAACCGAGGCACAAGAGGAGAAACAAGTTGATGGCCAATTCCTCCCCGAGTTAA
- the LOC111894114 gene encoding uncharacterized protein LOC111894114 isoform X1 — protein sequence MAQRGARGGGRSGSHISGRDARDRNASQSYNDAESQLSSSVRGSNILEQVPSNPSKRKFIEVDSEKEFTDQISVIRAITCILKTMFDGPWTSWKKVDKEHRDAMWEHFKGLYVWPEETDVLARKVWEDCMKKRFPDVMRRAREASLKLAKAANVNASLEGDLNLLKDYRPNWIKKEYWEKMINEVWTTSKWKRLSQSGKNNRNKLEDGSVSKHTGGSISIRQHKKRMQAMLKCPPTGVELYARLHTKRSTQEYITPKAAKVKEAYESAMVAKFGDDTSCHPLLDNETWCDVSGGVKKGRIYGFGSVSDPASFLEGTSSTITSQEVVYERVRNEMRGEMDAKAAEMEAKHQQMHEEMDAKAAAIDAKQQQIDAKYEAMEKMYVALQNMMGN from the exons ATGGCGCAACGAGGAGCCCGTGGTGGTGGTCGCAGTGGTAGTCACATTAGTGGTCGTGATGCTAGAGATAGAAATGCATCCCAATCATACAATGATGCAGAAAGTCAACTTTCTTCTTCAGTTAGAGGATCAAACATCTTAGAACAAGTTCCAAGTAACCCATCAAAAAGGAAGTTCATTGAAGTCGATTCTGAAAAGGA ATTTACGGATCAGATTTCAGTGATCAGAGCCATCACATGTATACTGAAGACGATGTTTGACGGCCCATGGACCTCATGGAAGAAGGTTGACAAAGAACATCGTGATGCAATGTGGGAACACTTCAAG GGTTTGTATGTTTGGCCCGAAGAGACTGATGTTCTTGCTCGCAAGGTATGGGAAGACTGTATGAAGAAACGATTTCCTGACGTAATGCGAAGAGCACGTGAAGCATCTTTAAAACTTGCCAAAGCTGCAAATGTGAATGCCTCACTAGAAGGTGATTTAAATTTGCTAAAGGACTATCGCCCAAATTGGATAAAAAAGGAGTATTGGGAAAAAATGATCAATGAAGTGTGGACCACATCCAAATGGAAACGTTTATCACAATCAGGGAAAAATAATAGAAATAAATTAGAAGATGGCTCTGTTTCCAAACATACCGGGGGTTCTATATCTATTCGTCAACATAAGAAAAGAATG CAAGCAATGCTTAAATGCCCTCCTACAGGAGTTGAACTTTATGCAAGGTTGCACACTAAACGGTCTACTCAAGAGTACATTACACCAAAGGCAGCTAAAGTTAAG GAGGCTTATGAAAGTGCTATGGTGGCTAAGTTTGGTGATGATACTAGTTGCCACCCCCTCTTGGATAATGAAACATGGTGTGATGTTTCCGGAGGAGTCAAGAAAGGAAGAATATATGGATTCGGATCTGTGTCTGATCCAGCGAGCTTTTTGGAAGGAACATCTAGTACAATAACATCCCAAGAG GTTGTCTATGAACGTGTACGAAATGAGATGCGTGGCGAAATGGATGCTAAAGCTGCAGAAATGGAAGCTAAACATCAACAAATGCATGAGGAAATGGATGCCAAAGCTGCAGCAATAGATGCCAAACAACAACAAATTGATGCAAAATATGAAGCAATGGAGAAGATGTATGTAGCCTTGCAAAATATGATGGGAAATTGA
- the LOC111894128 gene encoding exosome complex component RRP45A isoform X1: MEQRVATSLIMTLNEKKFIESALLSEIRVDGRRPFDYRTLTITFGSEDGSSEVQLGQTQVIGFVTAQLVQPYRDRPNEGSFSIYTEFSPMADPSFETGRPTDIAIELGRIIDRGLRSFPFIKTCRESRAVDTESLCVISGKLVWSIRIDLHIIDNGGNLVDAANIAALAALSTFRRPECTFGGEDGQQLIIHPPDVREPLPLIIHHLPIAVTFGFIGKENTMVIDPTHYEEAVMGGSMTATLNTNGDVCAIQKAGGEGVPHSVIMQCLRIASVKAADITNKIKNSVESYNTERSLRKVKRHNPSTVVVEFGQQGCGDVAKHHMERLNLGSDESSVISHSDDVELGRKLIENDKMEKRNITAKRFGGGTATWDPYSRGVDGNALRASLASRVATPPEIHKEEPKQEKQNETLSYQQSLVHEVTKIELQTKQPKTLKDAVKPRHKRRNKLMANSSPS, translated from the exons ATGGAGCAAAGGGTAGCTACTTCCTTGATAATGACACTAAACGAAAAGAAATTCATCGAGAGTGCGTTACTTTCTGAAATTAGGGTTGATGGTCGACGTCCTTTTGACTATAGAACCCTAACTATCACATTTGGCAG TGAAGATGGTTCATCAGAGGTGCAACTTGGACAAACTCAAGTTATTGGTTTTGTCACAGCTCAACTAGTTCAACCTTACAGAGACAGACCAAATGAAGGATCATTTTCAATTTACACCGAGTTTTCACCAATGGCAGATCCTTCATTTGAGACAGGTCGCCCCACTGACATTGCTATTGAGCTTGGAAGAATCATAGATCGTGGTTTAAG AAGTTTTCCATTCATAAAAACATGCAGAGAAAGCAGAGCTGTAGATACAGAATCACTGTGTGTTATTTCAGGGAAGCTGGTTTGGTCAATCCGGATTGACCTTCACATTATAGACAATGGAGG AAATCTTGTTGATGCTGCAAATATTGCTGCTTTAGCTGCATTGTCAACTTTCAGAAGGCCTGAATGTACTTTTGGAGGAGAAGATGGTCAACAACTTATAATACATCCACCTGAT GTGAGGGAGCCACTTCCATTGATAATCCACCATCTTCCAATTGCAGTAACATTTGGATTCATTGGTAAAGAAAACACTATG GTGATTGACCCAACACACTATGAAGAGGCTGTGATGGGTGGATCAATGACAGCTACACTTAACACAAATGGTGATGTTTGTGCTATTCAGAAAGCTGGAGGTGAGGGGGTCCCACACAGTGTTATCATGCAGTGTTTGCGTATTGCTTCTGTTAAAGCTGCTGATATAACAAACAAGATCAAGAATTCT GTGGAATCATATAATACAGAAAGGTCGTTACGAAAAGTCAAACGTCACAATCCTTCAACAGTTGTGGTTGAATTTGGTCAACAGGGTTGTGGTGACGTGGCGAAACATCATATGGAAAGATTAAATTTGGGTTCGGATGAATCTAGTGTAATTAGTCATAGTGATGATGTGGAACTTGGAAGAAAATTAATCGAAAATGATAAAATGGAAAAGAGAAACATCACTGCGAAACGCTTTGGTGGTGGGACCGCAACTTG gGATCCATATTCAAGAGGTGTTGATGGCAATGCATTGAGAGCTTCTTTAGCTTCTCGTG TAGCTACACCTCCCGAAATACACAAAGAAGAACCAAAACAAGAAAAGCAAAATGAGACCCTATCTTATCAACAATCTTTAGTGCATGAAGTGACAAAAATTGAATTACAAACAAAGCAACCAAAGACATTGAAAGATGCAGTGAAACCGAGGCACAAGAGGAGAAACAAGTTGATGGCCAATTCCTCCCCGAGTTAA
- the LOC111894114 gene encoding uncharacterized protein LOC111894114 isoform X2, protein MFDGPWTSWKKVDKEHRDAMWEHFKGLYVWPEETDVLARKVWEDCMKKRFPDVMRRAREASLKLAKAANVNASLEGDLNLLKDYRPNWIKKEYWEKMINEVWTTSKWKRLSQSGKNNRNKLEDGSVSKHTGGSISIRQHKKRMQAMLKCPPTGVELYARLHTKRSTQEYITPKAAKVKEAYESAMVAKFGDDTSCHPLLDNETWCDVSGGVKKGRIYGFGSVSDPASFLEGTSSTITSQEVVYERVRNEMRGEMDAKAAEMEAKHQQMHEEMDAKAAAIDAKQQQIDAKYEAMEKMYVALQNMMGN, encoded by the exons ATGTTTGACGGCCCATGGACCTCATGGAAGAAGGTTGACAAAGAACATCGTGATGCAATGTGGGAACACTTCAAG GGTTTGTATGTTTGGCCCGAAGAGACTGATGTTCTTGCTCGCAAGGTATGGGAAGACTGTATGAAGAAACGATTTCCTGACGTAATGCGAAGAGCACGTGAAGCATCTTTAAAACTTGCCAAAGCTGCAAATGTGAATGCCTCACTAGAAGGTGATTTAAATTTGCTAAAGGACTATCGCCCAAATTGGATAAAAAAGGAGTATTGGGAAAAAATGATCAATGAAGTGTGGACCACATCCAAATGGAAACGTTTATCACAATCAGGGAAAAATAATAGAAATAAATTAGAAGATGGCTCTGTTTCCAAACATACCGGGGGTTCTATATCTATTCGTCAACATAAGAAAAGAATG CAAGCAATGCTTAAATGCCCTCCTACAGGAGTTGAACTTTATGCAAGGTTGCACACTAAACGGTCTACTCAAGAGTACATTACACCAAAGGCAGCTAAAGTTAAG GAGGCTTATGAAAGTGCTATGGTGGCTAAGTTTGGTGATGATACTAGTTGCCACCCCCTCTTGGATAATGAAACATGGTGTGATGTTTCCGGAGGAGTCAAGAAAGGAAGAATATATGGATTCGGATCTGTGTCTGATCCAGCGAGCTTTTTGGAAGGAACATCTAGTACAATAACATCCCAAGAG GTTGTCTATGAACGTGTACGAAATGAGATGCGTGGCGAAATGGATGCTAAAGCTGCAGAAATGGAAGCTAAACATCAACAAATGCATGAGGAAATGGATGCCAAAGCTGCAGCAATAGATGCCAAACAACAACAAATTGATGCAAAATATGAAGCAATGGAGAAGATGTATGTAGCCTTGCAAAATATGATGGGAAATTGA
- the LOC111894176 gene encoding uncharacterized protein LOC111894176 produces MKYLFLLKDKDDDKIYRRLDSCLVIPPPKGEKPKAIIKFLGGAFIGAVPEVTYSYLLGLLANEGYLIISVPYNVTFDHSKAATEVYDKFHLCLDSILTSGLPNDDVSSAQLVDLPLYSVGHSNVALLQVLSGSYFSERIPKANAIISYNNRPATEAVPYFEQLGPLVSQLMPVVEASPVSSMAKGATGNFFIFVYTILVIIFGYNL; encoded by the exons ATGAAAtacttatttttattaaaa GATAAAGATGATGATAAGATATATAGGAGGCTTGATTCTTGTTTAGTTATTCCTCCACCAAAAGGAGAGAAGCCTAAAGCAATCATTAAATTTCTTGGTGGTGCTTTTATTGGAGCAGTTCCTGAAGTTACTTATAG CTATCTTTTAGGGCTATTGGCAAATGAAGGGTATCTTATTATATCTGTGCCATATAATGTGACTTTTGATCACTCAAAAGCTGCTACAGAAGTTTATGACAAGTTTCATTTGTGTTTGGATTCGATTTTAACATCTGGATTGCCTAATGATGACGTGTCATCAGCTCAACTTGTTGATCTTCCTCTTTATTCTGTTGGTCATAG CAATGTAGCCCTACTCCAAGTACTCTCTGGAAGCTATTTCTCTGAGAGGATACCAAAG GCTAATGCCATAATATCATACAACAACAGGCCAGCAACAGAGGCAGTACCTTACTTCGAGCAG TTGGGCCCTCTGGTAAGCCAATTGATGCCTGTTGTGGAAGCATCCCCTGTATCTTCCATGGCTAAGGGCGCTACaggtaatttttttatatttgtttataCTATTTTGGTAATCATATTTggttataacttataa